A region from the Cannabis sativa cultivar Pink pepper isolate KNU-18-1 chromosome 9, ASM2916894v1, whole genome shotgun sequence genome encodes:
- the LOC115722160 gene encoding uncharacterized protein LOC115722160 produces the protein MKKKEREEIEELSEEEKKALRGSKFAPLPPSLPPSSSSSRPQTRLAHPGGPLTTNKAAALAKFLERKLQDPNGLASINPDLLERAIKNAQETVLASTSSSGRIIKHVDSFGDTETEDCLEEESSEPKKQKKKKKKRKNKNKNKKEKVVDQACTVIKKPKKKFKF, from the exons atgaagaagaaagaaagagaagaaatcGAAGAGTTGagcgaagaagaaaagaaagctcTTAGAGGTAGCAAATTCGCACCTCTTCCCCCATCATTaccaccttcttcttcttcttctcgtcCTCAAACCAG GTTGGCTCATCCTGGTGGACCATTGACGACGAATAAGGCAGCGGCCTTGGCTAAGTTTCTGGAGAGAAAGCTTCAAGATCCCAATGGGTTGGCATCCATTAACCCAGATCTTCTCGAGCGCGCCATCAAAAATGCCCAGGAGACTGTTCTTGCAA GTACTTCAAGCTCAGGAAGAATTATTAAACATGTAGATTCATTTGGAGACACTGAGACTGAG GATTGTTTGGAAGAAGAGAGTTCTGAAccaaagaaacaaaagaaaaagaaaaagaagagaaaaaacaaaaacaaaaacaaaaaggagAAG GTGGTGGATCAAGCGTGTACGGTGATAAAAAAACCCAAGAAgaagtttaaattttga